The Mammaliicoccus sciuri genome window below encodes:
- a CDS encoding helix-turn-helix domain-containing protein yields the protein MTKYSDEFKLKVVRDYLDGHYGYRKLAKKYNIPDKIIIRTWVKAFQSFGVDGIKKKQKKTVYSVTFKINVLNYMKRTGDSFQDTAIKFGLNTPSIIVRWKKIYDKEGVEGLEKPKGRPPMKKKKQKKSNQNLSREKELELENENLRLENAYLKKLNAFRENPSAFLEKHKQQWHSNSKKKDSN from the coding sequence ATGACAAAATATAGTGATGAATTTAAGTTGAAAGTTGTAAGAGATTATCTAGATGGCCATTATGGTTATCGAAAATTAGCTAAAAAATATAATATACCTGATAAAATTATTATACGAACATGGGTAAAAGCCTTTCAATCATTCGGTGTAGATGGCATTAAAAAGAAACAGAAAAAGACAGTTTATTCTGTTACATTCAAAATAAATGTATTAAACTATATGAAAAGAACAGGCGATTCCTTCCAAGATACAGCGATTAAATTTGGCCTAAATACCCCATCTATTATTGTGCGATGGAAAAAGATATATGACAAAGAAGGTGTGGAAGGACTCGAAAAGCCGAAAGGACGACCTCCCATGAAAAAGAAGAAACAGAAGAAATCTAATCAAAACCTATCACGAGAAAAAGAGTTAGAGCTAGAAAATGAAAATCTTCGATTAGAGAATGCTTATTTAAAAAAGTTGAACGCTTTTCGAGAGAATCCGAGTGCCTTTCTAGAAAAGCACAAGCAGCAGTGGCATTCGAACTCAAAGAAGAAGGATTCAAATTAA